From Carya illinoinensis cultivar Pawnee chromosome 5, C.illinoinensisPawnee_v1, whole genome shotgun sequence, one genomic window encodes:
- the LOC122311621 gene encoding (-)-germacrene D synthase-like, with protein sequence MSLLSVSGIPSQTQNPSISIVKRPLATFHPSIWGDHFISYNSKSMEISSESLEKVQRLKEKVQSLLMAPVDDISQKLELIDAIQRLGVSYHFESEIDTILQQIHNNDDDTGDSDDLYTVSLRFSLLRQQGYNTPSDVFSKFKDSEGNFKESIIHDVRGILSLYEASHIRVRGEDILDGALHFTTTQLESMVSNLNPSVAAQVRRALERPLRKWMPRLEARHCFSTYPETASFNEVVHNFAKLDFNILQRLHQKEVSELSRRWKEDLGVPEKISYVRDRVVELYFMWILGPYFEPQYSHGRMMLGKVASVVSIMDDTYDAYGTFEELKLFTDAIIRLT encoded by the exons ATGTCCCTGCTTTCAGTTTCAGGGATTCCTTCCCAAACCCAGAATCCAAGTATTTCTATTGTAAAACGCCCGTTGGCAACTTTTCACCCAAGCATTTGGGGAGATCATTTCATCTCTTATAATAGCAAGTCCATG GAGATTTCCTCTGAGAGCTTGGAGAAAGTTCAAAGGCTGAAAGAAAAAGTGCAGAGCTTGCTGATGGCTCCCGTCGATGATATATCACAAAAGTTGGAGCTGATTGATGCGATCCAACGCTTAGGCGTGTCTTACCATtttgaaagtgagattgataccATACTCCAACAAATTCACAACAATGATGACGACACTGGAGACTCTGACGACCTCTACACTGTTTCTCTCCGTTTTAGTTTACTGAGGCAGCAGGGTTATAACACTCCGAGTG ATGTTTTCAGCAAGTTTAAGGACAGTGAAGGGAACTTCAAGGAATCAATTATTCACGATGTGCGAGGTATTTTAAGCCTTTATGAAGCTTCGCATATCAGGGTGCGTGGAGAAGATATACTTGATGGAGCACTTCATTTTACTACAACGCAACTCGAGTCGATGGTGAGTAATTTAAACCCTTCTGTTGCTGCACAAGTGCGTCGTGCCTTAGAGCGGCCGCTTCGAAAATGGATGCCAAGGTTAGAGGCGAGACATTGTTTTTCTACCTACCCAGAAACTGCTTCATTTAATGAAGTTGTTCACAACTTCGCTAAGTTGGATTTTAACATACTACAACGGCTACACCAGAAGGAAGTTTCCGAGCTCTCGAG GCGGTGGAAAGAAGATTTAGGGGTCCCGGAAAAGATATCGTATGTCCGAGATAGAGTGGTGGAGTTGTACTTCATGTGGATTTTGGGACCGTACTTTGAACCCCAATATTCTCATGGGAGGATGATGCTTGGCAAAGTGGCCTCCGTGGTCTCAATAATGGATGATACATATGATGCCTATGGTACATTTGAAGAGCTTAAACTCTTTACAGATGCAATTATAAGGTTAACTTAA